Genomic segment of Myxococcus stipitatus:
TCGCCTACGCGGGGTTCGAGAACACGGCGGCCCCGGCGGGTGAGTTCAAGAATCCCCGGCGCGACGTGCCCTTCGCGCTCGTGGTGCAGATTGGTGTCGTCACGCTCATCTACACGGCGGTGCAGTGGGTGACGCTCGGGACGCTGCCGGGGGTCATCGAGTCGAAGACTCCGCTGGCGGACGCCGCCGCGCGGTTCCTCGGTGGGTGGGGCGGGCTGTTGATGACGGTGGGTGGGGTGCTGTCCATCCTCGGCACCAACAGCAACACGGTGCTCGCGGGGCCTCGGTATCTCTACGCGCTGGCGCGGGATGGCTTTGGTCCGGCGGCGCTCGCCACGCTGCATCCGCGCTTCCGGACGCCCGCGGTGGCGATTCTGGTGCAGACGGGCATCGCGCTGCCGCTCGCGTTCTCCGGCTCGTTCGAGTTCCTCGCCACGCTCTCCGTGGTGGCGCGGCTGGCGACGTACTTCGGCACGGCCGTGGCGGTGCCCATGCTGCGGCGCAAGCTGGCGCAGCCCGCCAACGCGTTCCGGATTCCGGGCGGGCCGGTGATTCCCGTCGCCGCCGCGGTGCTGTGTGTCGTGTTCGCGATGAGCGCGGAGCGAAAGAACCTCATCGCGGGCGCCATCGCGCTGAGCATCGGCTTCGTGCTGTACCGGTTCCAGCGCAGGCCCGACGGGAAGGTCGCGCTCGAGTAGGACAGGGCTCGGCTCCCAGGCCCGCTCACCGGGGGCCTGGGTTTCGTGCTACCGGAGAGCCCGTGGACGCGCGAGTCACCCGCTTCGAGCCTCGGATGAGTCCCCCCGACGAGGGAGGGGACTTCCCGAGCCCCTTCGATGAGCTGGGCCCGTCGGAGCTGGCGCGACAGGCCGCCGAGGTGCTGCAGCGCGAGCTGCGCGACGGGCTCATCGCGCCAGGGCTGCCCACGTCCCTGCTGGAGGACACCGAAGGCGGGAAGATGTTCGGCGTGCTCGTGGTGCGCTCGGGCGATGGGAGCCTGGGGTTCCTGCGGGCCTTCTCGGGGATGCTCGCGGGACAGTGGGACGTCGCGGGCTTCGTTCCTCCGGTGTTCGACCGCGAGGCGCGGGCCCGGCTCGAGCCGGAGGGCGAAGGCATGGTGAAGGCCCTGCATGCACGCGCGATGGCGATGCGGAGTGCGCCCGAGCTGCTCTCGTTGCGCGCCGAGCAGGTGGCACAGTCGGAGCGACATGCGGCGGAGCTCGCCCTGATGCGCGAGCAGCATGAGGCTCGGCGCAAGGCGCGCCATGTGCGGAGGAGCGAGCTCACCCGCCCCGCGACGGAGGCGAACAGCGCGGCGCTCCACGCCCTGGACCAGGAGAGCCGTGGCGACAAGGCCGAGCGTCGCAAGCTGGAGGCGCTCCAGGAAGAGGAACGACAGCGAATCGAGCCGCTCCTCGCCCGCATCGAGCGGCGGTTGCGCGCCATGGACCGGCTGCGCCAGATGGGCAGCCGAGCGCTCATGCGGCGCATCCACGACACCTACGTCATCACGAGTGCGCGAGGGGAGCAGCGACTGCTGCGCCACCTCTTCGAGAAGGGACAGCCGCCCGCGGGTGCTGGCGACTGCGCCGCACCCAAGCTCTTCGCGTATGCACGGGCGCACGGGCTGCGCCCGCTCGCGCTCGCGGAGTTCTGGTGGGGGGCGCCTCCTCCGGCGGGTGGGCGCGTCAGCGGGGCGTACTACGCCTCATGCCGCGAGAAGTGCGCGCCCCTGCTCCCGTTCATGCTGGAGGGATTGTCGGTCGCGCCGCCTCGGACGTTCTCTCCTCCGGTCGCGGCCTCGGCCTCGAGCGAGCTGTCCATCCTGTTCGAGGATGCGTGGCTCGTCGTCATCAACAAGCCCGAGGGACTGCTGTCCGTGCCGGGGCGTGAAGCCTCCCTGAGCGACTCGGTGCTCACGCGGCTGCGGGCACGGTATCCCCTGGCCACGGGTCCGCTCCTCATGCATCGCCTGGACCTGGATACGTCGGGCTTGTTGGTGGCGGCGCTCGACGCGCGGACGCACTCGGCGCTGCAACACCAGTTCGTCCACCGCGAGGTGCGCAAGCACTACGTCGCGTGGGTGGAGGGACTCGTGCAGGGGGACGAGGGCCGCATCGACTTCCCGATGCGCGTCGACCTCCATGACCGGCCTCGGCAGATTCACGACCCCGTTCACGGCAAGCCCGCCGTGACAGAGTGGCGTGTCCTCGAACGTCGTGAGGGACGGACTCGCGTGGCCTTCTTCCCGCTCACGGGAAGGACCCACCAACTCCGCGTCCATGCCTCCCATCCCCTGGGACTCGGAGCCCCCATCGTCGGAGACAGACTCTACGGACGAGAGGGAGAGCGACTCATGCTCCACGCGGAGTCACTCACCCTCCAGCATCCAGGGACAGGCGGCACCGTCACATTCCAGTGCCCCGCCCCCTTCTGAGCGCTGGACTCAGACCTCCTCGAACTTCGCGCCCGAGACCTTCGCGCGCTCCATGGCCGTCTTGATGTCCTCCGAGACGATGAGCGCGACGGTCCATCCCCACGGGCGGAATACCTTCGCATCGCCCACCTTCGTGCGGTCAATCCGAAGGCCGTACACGCTGCGGTATTGCCCCTCCAGGTCGGGCCGTTCGTCCTCTGGCTTCCAGCGCAGGACTTCTTCCGAGGCTGTGTCGTCGATGCAGCGGACGAGCCGGGTCGCCACGAGAAGCAGGTACTCATCGGGGCACCCCTTGATGTCCACGGGGAGCAGCTGCACGTCGTTGGGTGCGAGCTCTACGAAGAGGGTGGCGACACGGACGTGGACGACAGGCGTCAGCGCGGCACCCGCCGTGCTGTAATCCATCCGCCGTCCTGGCTCATCGATGGGAAGCGTCAGCCGCCCGAAGGGTTGAGCAGGACGCCCCGATGTGAACTCCCTGAAGTCCTCTGGCTCGCGGCCCTGGCTGTCCAACGGCTCCCCCAGAGACCACCTTCCATTCAACATGTCCGGCTTGAGCCTGAAGTAGCGCGCGTGCTTCTGCATGGCGGTCATCCCTACGACATCATGGCCCCTGGGTCACAAGCCGGTGAAGCCTGGTCCCCGGAGTCTGGACTTCGCTAGCGAGTCGACGCAGCTCCGCCGTGAGGGCCTTCCGGCAATCGACCACCTTCCGACAACTCCCCAGTGCGACCAGGATCCGGTCATGAACGTGCTCATGGTACTCCTGCGGATGCGGTCCCTTGTGGCCCGACACTCGGACGATGTTCTCGGGGTCCTTCAGCTCCATCCCCGCTCGTCGGAAGAGCCTCCGGAACGCGGGGGTCCACGGTCCTCCGCGTTTGGCCGAGACATCGTTCTTGTTCGTCGCGAGGTGGTGCTTCTCGCCCCGCCCCACCCCCTGGTTCGCCATCGCCAGGGCATTCGGCGCGAGCGCCAAAGTGAACCCCTCCGGGGTCATCGCGACAGACCGCACACCTGCCACGCCCGCGAACCGGAAGCCCGCCTGTGACTCCACCGCGAGCGCGGCCTGGGCGGAGCCAGGAAGCCCTCCTGATTTCCCGATGAGCCCCGCCGTACTGCCAATGGCCGCCGTCGCCAGCATCACGAAAACACGTGCGGCGTTCTCCCCCAGCACCTCGCCATAGACCTCTCCCGCCGCGTGGAGCTGGGCAATGGACGTGGCCCGGCCAACCTCTCGCACCAGCGTCAGCCACCCGTCCAACAAGCGCCACACGGTGTCCACGCCCAGGTACGCGATGGCGAAGGCGGTCAGGCTCGCCGCGACGCCCTTGGAGACGGGCTCCGGCAAGGCCCAGAGCATGAGGTACATCGCCGCGGCGGCGGTGACGCTCGCCGTGAGTGCCTGGGGATTCGCCATGTCCTCGAAGGCCTCCGACGTCTCCTCCCAGACCGAGTCCATCGCGATGGCCAGCGCCAGCGTGTACTTGCCATCGCTGCCCAACAGCGGGCCCTCGTCCAGCAGGCGCAGACAGTCCCCTGGCTGGTCCCGGTCCGCGCACCACCGGCCATACTCGCGCGTCAGCTCCTCATCCGCGTAGAGCTCCAGCAGCACGGGGCCGTCGACGCTCCCGCCGCGCTCAGGAATGAGGTGGGGAGAGCGGCTCTCATAGCGGTACATCCCACTGCGAGAGGGGACCCCGAAGACCTCTCGCGCCTGCCGCATGGGATTGCGGAACGGGCGCACGTCGCGCCCCAGTTCCTCCAACGCGTCCTCGAACTCGTCATCGTCGAGCTCGGCCTCCTCCACCTCCGCGCCCGGCTCCTCGCGAGGCCGCACCTCGATGGCGTCGAAGCCCGTCTCCAGACGCACGACCCGCCCGGTCGTGCAGCCGATACACACACTCCACAAGAGCAGCGGCACTGCCCAGCGAATCGTCATGGAATCCCCCCACGCGAGGGAATTACCAGACACGCAGGGCAAGCCCCCGACCCAATGCCTCACATGGCGGGCAAGCGTTGCCAGGTTCACATGTCAGGGTTTGCGCACGCGAGGGGCCTCACCACCGAAGCCCCTCGCGCCGAGCCTACGACTCCGCGGAAGGCGTCACGTCCGGAGAGGCCTCGGCCTCTTCCGCTTCGACCGGCGGCAACACCCCCACCGACGCCGCGGGCTTCACGCCCAGCTCTCGCGTCAGCTTCGGATTCACCCCCGTCTCCGCCAGGAGCCGCTCCAGCTGCACTCGCGCGCGGCGGTTGTCCCGGTGCACCCGCCGCCCCAGGATGAGCTCGTTCTTCAGCGAGTGCTCCCACCCCGTCAGCTCCGTCACCGTCACCTGGTAGCCGAAGGACTCCAGCGTCAGCGCGCGGATGACGTTCGTCAGATGCGAGCCGAACTCGCGCCGGTGCCACGGGTGCGCGAACAGCAACCCCATGCTCCCGTGCGCCGCCTTGCGGTTCTCCTTCAGCTGCGCGGCCACCTCCGCCTGACAGCACGGCACCACCGCCACGTGGTCCGCGCCATGACGGACCGCCGCGATGAGCGCGTCGTCCGTGGCCGTGTCACACGCGTGCAGCGCCATCAGCAGGTGGATGCGCTCGGGATACTCCGCCTGGTCGATGTGCGCCGTCTGGAAGCGCATCCGCGAGAAGCCCAGCCGCTCCGCGCGCCCCTTCGCGCGCTCCGTCAGCTCCGGCCTCCCCTCCACCGACACCAGCGAACCCGCGGCCGCGTCCTTCAAGTACAGCTCGTAGAGCACGAACCCCAGGTACGCGTTGCCGCTGCCCGCATCCACCATCACCGGCTCGGGGTGACGCGCCTTCACGTCCTCCACCGCCGGACGCAGCAGCCCCATCAGGTGGTTCACCTGCTTGAGCTTGCGCAGCGCATCCGCGTTGAGGTTTCCCTCTCGCGTCAACAGATGCAGCTCACGCAACAGCGCCTGCGACTGGTCCGGCAGGAGCTCCCGCCGGACCTGCGATGCCTTGACGTTGCGCCTCAGACGGACACCACCTCGACGACCTCGGGGATGATCTCCCGCAGGCGCCCCTCGATGCCCATCTTCAACGTCGCCGTCGACGACGGGCAGCCCGCACACGAGCCCTTCATGTGCAGGTACACAATCCCGTCCTCGAAGCGGTCCAGCGTGATGTCGCCGCCATCCATGGCGACCGCCGGGCGGATCTCCGCGTCCAGCACCTCCCGGATGCGCGCCTCCACCGAGCCGCCCCCCTCCGCCGACGCCGCTTGACGCGCCGCGGCCACCGCCGCCTCGTCCACCACCGGCAGGTCCGCCGTCAGGTGCGTGTCCAGGGTCTCCATCACCTGGTCATTCAGCTCATCCCACTCGCCCTCGTCCCCCTTCGTCACCGTCACGAAGTTGGTCCCAATCATCACCGCCGTCACGCCGCGCACGTCCATCAGCTTGCGCGCCAGGGGCGACTTCGCCTGGGCATCTTCCTGATTCGTGATACTCACCGCGCCGCCCGCCAGCAGCCGTCGGTCCACGACGTACTTCAGCGTGCTCGGGTTGGGGGTCCACTCCAGCTGGATGTTCACCGACATGCAGTTCTCCTCGGTCCTCTCCTGTAAGGCGGTCGCCGCCCCTTGGCAACCGGTCCCTCGGGGAATCAAACCCTCCGCCCCCGCCCCCTCCCTCATCCCCCAGTCGGGATTTATTGAACATCCTGGATTCGCGGCAGAGTCAGAAACTCACTATGATACGAGCACCTCTGCTCCCGGGGGAGCCGCCCATGACACCCAGCCCCTTGCGCCGCCCGCTCGAGCATTCCCAGCCCCCGCTCCCGCGCATCCCGGGGAGCGTGTTCGAGGGGCTGTTCGTGCGGGGCCTGAAGGTCTCCGGCCGGCTGGTGCAGGAGCTGGAGGCGCTGGGCTACGACATCAAGAAGCCGGAGGTCGACTACCCCATCCAGCTCTGGCAGCGCGCCGTCGCGCTCGTCCGGCAGGAGGTCTTCGGAGAGCTGACGGATGAGGAGGCCCACCGGCAGGTCGGCCGCACCCTCGTCGATGGCTTCGCCGAGACGCTGCTGGGCCGGGTCGCCGCGGTGGCGCTGCCGATGATCGGCCCCGCGCGCGCCGCCGAGCGCATCCCCCGCTACCTGGCGATGATGGGGCGGCCGGACCTGGAGGTCACCATGACGCATGTGGGGGAGCGAGGCCGGCGCCTCGTCATCCCGGACCGCTTCAACCGCCCGGAGCTCTTCGCCGGCGGCTTCGAGCGCATGCTGGAGATGGCCAACGCCCAGCCTCGAATCACGGTGGAGGAGCGCTTCAGCGACAGCTACCGTCTGCTCATCCGCTGGTAGCCCGCTCCCCGGGCGTCCCGGCGAAGGCCTGGAGCGCCGCCCATGTCCTACCCTCCCCGACTCTCCCACCTCGCCACCCGCGCGGTGGTGGTCGCCAAGCTGGTCCCCACCTACGCCCAGGCGCACCGGCTGGACGAGGAGGAGGCCGCGCAGCGGCTCTCGTCCGCGCTCTCCGGGAAGCTCCTGCCCGCGCTGCTGGAGGCCGCCTGGACCGCCATGCAGGGCAAGACGAAGCGGCTCAACGAGGACGGGCTGCTGGAGAAGGTCGCCACCACCCTGTCGGAGCGCCCCCTGCGCCCCGGGCGCGTGGCGCCGATGACCCCCTCCTGGAGCGCCTTCCTGGTGCTGACGGACCTGGAGGCTGGCACCGCCAGTGACGCGGCCCGCCGGGTCATGGAGTCCGAGGAGGGACGTCGGCGAGGCAACGAGGGACTGGCCGAGGCTGGACGCTTCCTCGCCGCGGAATTGACCCGCGGAAAGTAGGGCCCGGCCGGCCATGGCAGCAGGGGGCCCGCGTCGTTATAGGCTGGCCCCACCTCCCTCGTGCGCCGCCGATGTCGACACCGCTGCCCACCACCCTGCGCATCCTGCCCTCCATCCACGAGGTCCCCGCTCCCCTCTGGGATGCGCTCGTGGACGACACGGCCGTGCCCTTCCTGGAGTGGGCCTTCCTGGCGGCGCTCGAGGACAGCGGCAGCGCGGTGCCCGAGCGCGGCTGGCATCCCCGCCACCTGACACTCTGGCGAGGCTCCCGGCTGGTGGCCGCCGCCCCCGCCTATCTCAAGGACGACAGCCAGGGCGAGTTCGTCTTCGACGCCCCCTGGGCCACCGCCTCGGAGCGCGCCGGCCTGCGCTACTACCCCAAGCTGGTCCTCACCGTGCCCTTCACCCCCGCGACGGGGCGGCGCGTGCTGGTGGCCCCGGGCGAGGAGCGCGCGGCCCGCGAGGCGGAGCTGTACGCGGGCGCGCTGGAGTTCGCCCGCGCCGAGCAGCTCTCCGGCATCCACGTCCTCTTTCCCACCGAGGAGGAGCTGCCCACGCTCGAGGCCCAGGGCTTCGCCATGCGCCTAGGCGTCCAGTACCAGTGGCGCAATGACGGCTACCACACGCTGGAGGACTTCCTCGCCCGCTTCCACTCCAAGCGGCGCAACCAGCTGCGGCGCGAGCTGCGTGCCCCCGGGGAGCAGGGCATCCTCCTGCGCACGCTGCGCGGCGACGCGCTGGGCGATGTCGACGCGGACACGCTCTACCGCATCTACACCTCCACGGTGGACAAGTACCCATGGGGCACGCGGCTGCTCACCCGGGACTTCTTCGCGCGGATGCTCGCCACGTTCCGCCACCGCTGCGAGCTCGTGGAAGCCCGGCGGGGAGGCGAGCTGGTGGCCGGCGCGCTCAACTTCCGGGGCAATCAGGTGCTCTACGGCCGCTACTGGGGATGCTTCGAGGAGCATCCCTTCCTCCACTTCAACGTCTGCCTGTATCACCCGGTGGAGGAAGGCATCGCCCAGGGGCTGACGCGTTTTGAACCGGGTGCGGGCGGGGAGCACAAGCTCACCCGGGGCTTCGAGCCTCGCCTCACGTACAGTGCCCACCTGCTCCTCCACCCGGGGCTGGAGCGCGCGGTGCGAGGCTTCCTGGAGCACGAGCGGGCGGCCGTCCGGGGTGGACTGCCGCAGTGGCGGGCGGAGACAGGTTTCAAGGGAGTGGCCTGAAACGGCGCGCTTCCCAGGTCATCGAAGGGAGTCCGTGAGACTTATGGCGCAGAAGGACGAGCACGACGGCTCCGTCGCGACAGAGACCGTCCCCAAGCAGAAGCTCAAGAGGCCCACCCTCTACAAGGTGCTGCTGCACAACGACAATTACACGACGCGCGAGTTCGTGGTGGCCGTCCTCCGGGAGGTCTTCCACAAGTCGGAGTCGGATGCCGTGCAGATCATGCTGCACGTTCATTACAACGGAGTCGGAGTGGCCGGCGTCTATACGTTCGAGATTGCCGAGACGAAGCTCAAGACGGTGGAGGCCGCGGCTCGGGACAATGGGTTCCCCCTGCGACTCTCCATGGAACCCGAGGAAGGTTGAACCGTGGCAGGACCGCTGATTGCCAAAGAGTTGCAGGCCAGCTTCCGCACCGCCCTGGATGAGGCGCGGAAGATGCGCCACGAGTACCTGACGCTGGAGCACCTGCTCCTGGCGCTGACGAAGGAGGCACGCACGCGCGAGGTCCTCAAGGCGTGCCGAGTGAACGTGAAGCGCCTCCAGGAGCGGCTCACCCACTTCCTGGAAGAGACGGTTGAACGCCTGCCCGAGGACGTGGAGGCCGAGCCGCAGCAGACCATCGGCGTGGAGCGGGTGATTCACCGCGCCGCGATGCATGCCCTGTCCGCCGAGCAGAAGCTCGTCGACGGGGGGGATGTGCTGGTGGCCCTGTTCCGCGAGGACGAGAGCCACGCGCTCTACGTGCTCCAGCAGGAGGGCCTCACCCGCCTGGACGTGCTCAACTACATCTCCCACGGCATCTCCAAGGACGGCGAGGGAGAGGACGGAGAGGCGGAGGGCCCCGCGGGCGGCGCCGTCCCCGCGGGCGACGACGACGACGAGGAGGCCCCGCGCAAGAGCCCGCTGGAGCTGTACACCATCCAGCTCAACATCGAGGCGAAGGAAGGTCGCATCGACCCGCTCATCGGCCGGGACAAGGAGCTGGAGCGCACCATCCAGGTGCTCAGCCGCCGCCGGAAGAACAACCCGCTCTACGTGGGCGAGGCGGGCGTGGGCAAGACGGCCATCGCCGAGGGCCTGGCGCTGCACATCCACGAAGGCCGGGTGCCGGAGCCGCTGAAGAACGCGGTGGTGTACTCGCTGGACATGGGCTCGCTGCTCGCGGGCACCAAGTTCCGGGGCCAGTTCGAGGAGCGGCTCAAGGGCGTGCTCAAGGCGCTGCAGGAGCAGAAGGACGCCATCCTCTTCATCGACGAAATCCACACCATCGTCGGCGCGGGAGCGACGAGCGGTGGCTCCATGGATGCGTCCAACCTGCTCAAGCCCGCGCTGGCGAGCGGCAGGCTGCGGTGCATCGGCTCCACGACGTATCAGGAGTACAAGTCCGCCTTCGAGAAGGACCGCGCGCTGTCGCGGCGCTTCCAGAAGATTGAGGTCGCCGAGCCCTCCGTCGAGGACACCATCCTCATCCTGGAGGGGCTCAAGAGCCGCTACGAGGAGCACCACGGCGTGAAGTACACGCCCGAGGCGATTCGTGCGTCCGCGGAGCTGTCCGCCAAGCACATCAACGACCGGTTCCTGCCGGACAAGGCCATCGACGTCATCGACGAGACGGGCGCCGCGGAGAAGCTCAAGCCGGAGGGCGTGCGCACCAACACCGTCACCGGCTCGGACGTGGAGCTCGTGGTCGCGAAGATGGCGAAGATTCCCGCCAAGAGCGTGTCCGCCAGCGAGGGCGTGCAGCTCCAGAATCTGGAGAAGGAGCTCCAGGGGGTCATCTTCGGACAGGACGCCGCCATCAAGGACCTGGTCAGCGCCATCAAGCTGGCGCGCTCCGGCCTGCGTGCGCCGGAGAAGCCCATCGGCTCGTTCCTCTTCTCGGGCCCCACGGGCGTGGGCAAGACGGAGCTGGCCAAGCAGCTGGCCCAGTCGCTGGGCGTGGAGTTCCTGCGCTACGACATGAGCGAGTACTCGGAGAAGCACACGGTGAGCCGGCTCATCGGCGCGCCTCCGGGCTACGTCGGCTTCGACCAGGGCGGCCTGCTCACGGACGCGGTGCGCAAGCACCCCTACGCCGTGGTGGTGCTGGATGAAATCGAGAAGGCCCACCCGGACCTCTTCAACATCCTGCTCCAGGTGATGGACCACGCGACGCTGACGGACAACAACGGCCGCAAGGCGGACTTCCGCAACATCGTCCTCATCCTCACCACCAACGCGGGCGCTCAGGAGATGAGCACCAAGTCCATCGGCTTCGGAGATCTGGCCAAGCCCGCGGACGCCACCCGCGCGAAGAAGGCCATCGAGCGCACCTTCACGCCGGAGTTCCGCAACCGGCTGGACGGGTGGATTCTCTTCTCCGGCCTGCCGCCTGAAATCATCCTCAAGGTGGTCGACAAGGAGGTCCGCCTCCTCCAGAAGATGCTCGATGAGCGCAAGGTGAAGCTGGAGCTGACGCCCGCCGCGCGCGCATGGCTGGCGGAGCGAGGGTATGACCCGGCCTTCGGTGCCCGGCCCATGGCCCGCCTCGTGGACAACTCGCTGAAGAAGCCGCTCGCGGAGTCGCTCCTCTTCGGAGACCTGAAGCACGGCGGCACCGCCCGCTATGACGTGGACGCGGGCGGCGACAGCCTCGCGCTGAAGACCACGCCCGCCGCCGAGCCCGCGGTGGCGTAAGTCCTCCCCCCGTCGCTCGACATGGAAAGGCCCCGGTTTCCCAGTGAGGGAGCCGGGGCCTCTTCACATCCGGGGGCGGGCTACTCGACGCGGTAGATCTTCACCGCGCTGGAGAGCTGCTCGGAGATGATTTGCAGCGTGGTGGCCGCCTCGCCCGTGGAGCCGATGCGCGACACCGTCTCGTCCATCATCTTGGACAAGTCGTTCACCGCCAGGGTGATTTGGTTGATGCCCACGTTCTGCTGACTCACCGCCGCGGCGATCTGGCGGACGGCGGCGGCGTTGTCCTGGACGATGGAGGACAGCTCGCGCAGGTTCTGCCCGCTGGTGCGCACCTGGGCCAGGCCCGACTCCATGCGCTCGGCGCCGCGCTCCGTGATGCGCACCGCGGCCGTCACCGAGTTGGCGATGTCGTCCAGGAGCTCCCGCACCCGCGTGGTCGCCTGGATGGACTGGTCCGCCAGCGCGCGAATCTCTCGGGCCACCACGCCGAAGCCCTTGCCGTGCTCGCCCGAGCGCACCGATTCGATGGCCGCGTTGAGCGCGAGCATGTTGGACTGGTCCGCCAGGTCCTTCACCGTCTGGGTGATGCCGCCAATCTGCTGCGTGCGCTCGCCCAGCTCCAGGATCTTCTGGGCAATCTCCCCCACCTGGACGCGGATGTCGTTGAGGCCCGCCATCGTCTGTTCGATGGCCGCCTCGCCCGAGCGCGCGAGCGCGTCCGCGCGCTCCGCCACGGACAGCACGCTCTCCGCCTTCTGCGCGGCCAGCATGGAGGTCTGCTTGATTTCCTGCGCCGTCACCTGCGTCTCCTGCAGCGCGGCGGCCTGGCGGGAGATGGTCTGCGCCTGCTCGGTGGACGAGGTGTTGAGGTGCTCGGTGGACTGCGTCAGCGCCTGCGCCGCCTGCTGGAGGTTCAGCGTCACCTCGCGCAGCCGGGCCACCATCTGCGCGAAGGAGTTGGCGAGCCGGCCCACCTCGTCGCCGCTCTTCACCTGGATGGGGCGGGTGAGGTCTCCGGACTCGACGATGTGGCTGGTGACCTCCGTCAGCTCGCGCATGGGCCGGACGATGCTCCGCCCGAAGGCCGCGGCCACGGCCACGCCCAGCGCCACCAGCAGCGCCGCGAAGCCCACCATGCGCCAGTGCAGCTCCGACACCACGGCGTCGATGTGGTCCCGGGAGATGCCCACGTGCACCATGCCCAGCCGGCCACCGGCCACCGGGGCCGCCACGTTCATCGCGCGC
This window contains:
- a CDS encoding APC family permease, which produces MRRAVSRWELVGFSINDVIGSGVYLLPAAAAASLGSASTGAVVLAGLAVLLLVLCFAEAASYFDKPGSAYLYTREAFGELVGFQVGWMTWLARVASVASLSVGFSRALGYLWPSAKEGFGQSLAIAIPLLLLTAINIVGVKGGARTAVFLAVTKTVPLLIFIGVGIFFVSTPLALSVEPRADGNLGETVLLLLFAYAGFENTAAPAGEFKNPRRDVPFALVVQIGVVTLIYTAVQWVTLGTLPGVIESKTPLADAAARFLGGWGGLLMTVGGVLSILGTNSNTVLAGPRYLYALARDGFGPAALATLHPRFRTPAVAILVQTGIALPLAFSGSFEFLATLSVVARLATYFGTAVAVPMLRRKLAQPANAFRIPGGPVIPVAAAVLCVVFAMSAERKNLIAGAIALSIGFVLYRFQRRPDGKVALE
- a CDS encoding pseudouridine synthase, which produces MDARVTRFEPRMSPPDEGGDFPSPFDELGPSELARQAAEVLQRELRDGLIAPGLPTSLLEDTEGGKMFGVLVVRSGDGSLGFLRAFSGMLAGQWDVAGFVPPVFDREARARLEPEGEGMVKALHARAMAMRSAPELLSLRAEQVAQSERHAAELALMREQHEARRKARHVRRSELTRPATEANSAALHALDQESRGDKAERRKLEALQEEERQRIEPLLARIERRLRAMDRLRQMGSRALMRRIHDTYVITSARGEQRLLRHLFEKGQPPAGAGDCAAPKLFAYARAHGLRPLALAEFWWGAPPPAGGRVSGAYYASCREKCAPLLPFMLEGLSVAPPRTFSPPVAASASSELSILFEDAWLVVINKPEGLLSVPGREASLSDSVLTRLRARYPLATGPLLMHRLDLDTSGLLVAALDARTHSALQHQFVHREVRKHYVAWVEGLVQGDEGRIDFPMRVDLHDRPRQIHDPVHGKPAVTEWRVLERREGRTRVAFFPLTGRTHQLRVHASHPLGLGAPIVGDRLYGREGERLMLHAESLTLQHPGTGGTVTFQCPAPF
- a CDS encoding imm11 family protein; the encoded protein is MQKHARYFRLKPDMLNGRWSLGEPLDSQGREPEDFREFTSGRPAQPFGRLTLPIDEPGRRMDYSTAGAALTPVVHVRVATLFVELAPNDVQLLPVDIKGCPDEYLLLVATRLVRCIDDTASEEVLRWKPEDERPDLEGQYRSVYGLRIDRTKVGDAKVFRPWGWTVALIVSEDIKTAMERAKVSGAKFEEV
- a CDS encoding AHH domain-containing protein, with the protein product MTIRWAVPLLLWSVCIGCTTGRVVRLETGFDAIEVRPREEPGAEVEEAELDDDEFEDALEELGRDVRPFRNPMRQAREVFGVPSRSGMYRYESRSPHLIPERGGSVDGPVLLELYADEELTREYGRWCADRDQPGDCLRLLDEGPLLGSDGKYTLALAIAMDSVWEETSEAFEDMANPQALTASVTAAAAMYLMLWALPEPVSKGVAASLTAFAIAYLGVDTVWRLLDGWLTLVREVGRATSIAQLHAAGEVYGEVLGENAARVFVMLATAAIGSTAGLIGKSGGLPGSAQAALAVESQAGFRFAGVAGVRSVAMTPEGFTLALAPNALAMANQGVGRGEKHHLATNKNDVSAKRGGPWTPAFRRLFRRAGMELKDPENIVRVSGHKGPHPQEYHEHVHDRILVALGSCRKVVDCRKALTAELRRLASEVQTPGTRLHRLVTQGP
- a CDS encoding class I SAM-dependent methyltransferase, which translates into the protein MPVVDGDVEDGHRGAPAGDHPRGRRGGVRLRRNVKASQVRRELLPDQSQALLRELHLLTREGNLNADALRKLKQVNHLMGLLRPAVEDVKARHPEPVMVDAGSGNAYLGFVLYELYLKDAAAGSLVSVEGRPELTERAKGRAERLGFSRMRFQTAHIDQAEYPERIHLLMALHACDTATDDALIAAVRHGADHVAVVPCCQAEVAAQLKENRKAAHGSMGLLFAHPWHRREFGSHLTNVIRALTLESFGYQVTVTELTGWEHSLKNELILGRRVHRDNRRARVQLERLLAETGVNPKLTRELGVKPAASVGVLPPVEAEEAEASPDVTPSAES
- a CDS encoding NifU family protein, whose amino-acid sequence is MSVNIQLEWTPNPSTLKYVVDRRLLAGGAVSITNQEDAQAKSPLARKLMDVRGVTAVMIGTNFVTVTKGDEGEWDELNDQVMETLDTHLTADLPVVDEAAVAAARQAASAEGGGSVEARIREVLDAEIRPAVAMDGGDITLDRFEDGIVYLHMKGSCAGCPSSTATLKMGIEGRLREIIPEVVEVVSV
- a CDS encoding DUF2378 family protein, yielding MTPSPLRRPLEHSQPPLPRIPGSVFEGLFVRGLKVSGRLVQELEALGYDIKKPEVDYPIQLWQRAVALVRQEVFGELTDEEAHRQVGRTLVDGFAETLLGRVAAVALPMIGPARAAERIPRYLAMMGRPDLEVTMTHVGERGRRLVIPDRFNRPELFAGGFERMLEMANAQPRITVEERFSDSYRLLIRW
- a CDS encoding GNAT family N-acetyltransferase codes for the protein MSTPLPTTLRILPSIHEVPAPLWDALVDDTAVPFLEWAFLAALEDSGSAVPERGWHPRHLTLWRGSRLVAAAPAYLKDDSQGEFVFDAPWATASERAGLRYYPKLVLTVPFTPATGRRVLVAPGEERAAREAELYAGALEFARAEQLSGIHVLFPTEEELPTLEAQGFAMRLGVQYQWRNDGYHTLEDFLARFHSKRRNQLRRELRAPGEQGILLRTLRGDALGDVDADTLYRIYTSTVDKYPWGTRLLTRDFFARMLATFRHRCELVEARRGGELVAGALNFRGNQVLYGRYWGCFEEHPFLHFNVCLYHPVEEGIAQGLTRFEPGAGGEHKLTRGFEPRLTYSAHLLLHPGLERAVRGFLEHERAAVRGGLPQWRAETGFKGVA
- a CDS encoding ATP-dependent Clp protease adaptor ClpS, translated to MAQKDEHDGSVATETVPKQKLKRPTLYKVLLHNDNYTTREFVVAVLREVFHKSESDAVQIMLHVHYNGVGVAGVYTFEIAETKLKTVEAAARDNGFPLRLSMEPEEG